A window from Salvia miltiorrhiza cultivar Shanhuang (shh) chromosome 2, IMPLAD_Smil_shh, whole genome shotgun sequence encodes these proteins:
- the LOC131011646 gene encoding UPF0496 protein At3g49070-like — translation MKVNVNDEYLCAVRTKSFADFFIQAQLLVNHSHPSINLLLNPPQETIASLLKSSPHLNSILSDYFNISAEASALCAALLQTLIHLQTNYRSINQIINSRHHEFLQLAVSGLLDNPFADLNGQNYFQKIHDKHSRVLKRLRKKMAGKLRMIEFLFSGMRRFGVFKRGSVTRRAADVAAKGAWILKRDFDTMGRLVARIGDEIEHSRAMMEVCLDRDCLEVLKECEFGVSRQAEELEEHVYLCLLTINRARAMVVREICRNSSLHY, via the coding sequence ATGAAGGTGAACGTGAACGACGAGTATCTGTGCGCGGTGAGGACAAAATCCTTCGCAGATTTCTTCATACAAGCGCAACTCCTCGTAAACCATTCTCATCCCTCCATTAATCTCCTCCTCAATCCGCCCCAGGAAACCATCGCCTCGCTCCTCAAGTCATCGCCTCATCTCAACTCAATCCTCTCCGACTACTTCAACATCAGCGCCGAAGCCTCCGCCCTCTGCGCCGCCCTCCTCCAAACCCTAATCCACCTCCAGACCAACTACAGATCCATCAACCAGATCATCAACTCTCGCCACCACGAATTCCTCCAACTCGCCGTCTCCGGCCTCCTCGACAACCCCTTCGCCGATCTCAACGGGCAGAACTACTTCCAGAAGATCCACGACAAGCACTCGCGCGTGTTGAAACGGCTTAGGAAGAAAATGGCGGGAAAATTGAGGATGATCGAGTTCCTCTTCAGCGGGATGAGGAGGTTTGGGGTTTTCAAGCGCGGATCCGTGACGAGGAGGGCGGCGGATGTGGCGGCGAAGGGGGCGTGGATCTTGAAGAGGGATTTCGACACGATGGGGCGGTTGGTGGCGAGGATCGGGGACGAGATCGAGCACAGTAGGGCGATGATGGAGGTGTGTTTGGATCGGGATTGTTTGGAGGTGTTGAAGGAGTGTGAGTTTGGGGTGAGTAGGCAGGCGGAGGAGCTGGAGGAGCACGTCTATCTCTGCCTCCTTACCATTAACAGAGCTCGAGCTATGGTGGTTAGGGAGATTTGCAGGAATTCTTCTCTGCACTATTAA